TTCAAGCCTGTTAGCAGTGGTCTCGGAAGGGCTCCCGGGATCCTGATGTGTCTGAGCGGGTAGAAGAGGAGAGGGTAGAAGAGTTGATGAGTGCCTCAACTGTGACTGTGAAGTCTTCCCATTGATTTCTGAAATGGGAATGGATGTCTTTTGTACAATGTTGTCAAAAGTGTGTCGTCCTCCCACCCCATACTCACACAGAAGTGTCACCAGGGGAAGCCAAGcccccaacttctccttgggctgACAGCATCCTGGCCTCGGGCCTGCTgcccctgggacgccccagcatttGGACTGTGTCACGTGGGTATTGATGGTACTTGTGCAGTCTCAGCTCATGAAAAAGGCTGGGCCCACATCTAGTCAGAGGGGTTTTCTCTTGAAGAGCATGGTGGAGACACAGTACCTATTTAAATGTTTTTGCCTTACATGCTGTTTGGTCTCAATGTCAATAACAGATTTATTGTCATGTATATTTACTGTTGAAGAACGGGAACCAATGGGATCCTCATAGTTAATGATTTATTTTGTATGTTGTAAAAAGCTTGTATTCGGTTTAAGGTGAGCCGACTGCAAGAGCACTAAAACGCCTCACCTGGTAAACTGTTTTTTAACTGCTTGGGGGACCGTTGTCTCTTCAGTGGAAGATTGGGTGGCCTCATGTTGAGGCTGCGGCCCAATCCTGTTAACTCCCTTGTTCCCTCCCAGAGGAAGAGGCCCTGCCCAGCTTAGCGTCAGGAAGCTGTGTTAAAAGCCCttgtgtgggtttggttttgtgatATTTTTCCCTGATGGAAAAACTTCATAGCTGTTTCTCAGCGCTCTGTCTGGTAAGCAGGGTAGTGGCCTGCAGGTCTTTAAGTGAGCTAAatgccccacttcccctccccttgGTCACCAACCCTGGACCAAAGCACTTAAGATATTCCAGTTGTGGTTTTCGtcagtgggggttggggtggggatagGGGTGGGGAGATTGTCCCAGCTACTCTGCAGAGCCCCGTGGAGCCATAGTCAGGGTCCAGAGTGAGACTGCCTGCGCTAGCCCACCTGTTAGGCCTCCAGCAACCCATCCCTAACCTCCCACTTGtcaaagggtggggggggggtgtgaccTTCCAACAGGAACCCAGACTGATctccagggagaggggaggaaaacaTTGTAAATAGACTTACTCCAGAGCAACTCAGGGTTGGGGTGTGTTTTTGTTCTCCTGATCACTTGAAATAATCTGTAGGCTGAGTGCTtatgggagtggggagaagggtgaCTAGGGGTGGAGCATTGTACATAGAGGAGGCCTTTCCATGGCAGGCCATCTAGCCGAGTCCCTCTGGAAACCCAACCTGCCTGCTGGCAACTGCAAATCGAATTCTTCACATTCCAGTTGAATCTGTCTTTCCCTGTTGAGTCTCTGTCCCTGGCTCTGTGGCCCCAGCTGGCTTTCTACCAGCTACCCTTTAGGGaatgggagggggaagaggagggccATTACCACTCTGCCTTTgagactgactgactcatctcttcaaaACAACATGAAGCAAAACTACAATCACCTTCAAAAACTGATGGCAGGGTTTGGTTCCATTCAACTCCACGGTCATTGTGCCTTTACTTGTGTTAGATTTCTatgcttcctccttccttggTAATGTCCCTTCGATTGCTCCTGCTCCTGGCAGCCTAGTTGGCTCCCTCTCTAATTGTCTTAAATGTCATTCCACGGTGGCAGAGGGGCCTAGCCTTTTTTCGTACTTATTCAAACCTTGGCCCTTCCCCAGGGTGACCAGCATGGAAGTCAACAGTCAACACTGAATAAAAGACTAGAATGGGTGTGtgaagtctgtgtgtgtgtgtgcacgtggatcaattataaaataatttattgtatGATTTATTTTGGAGATATATTCTGATTATAGTGCTCCTTTCTTCCAAACAGCATCAATGCCCCCCATCCACCCCATCCCCTACCTTCCCCAAGATGTGTAATCTGGTCTCAGGATGGAGTCTTTGGTACATTTTCTTCTGGATGCCATGCAGCTTAATTAATTAAacctttaaacaaaacaaaaactctgtccTCTTGTCTGGAGTACTGTCTCAGAGGGGGTGAACACTAGCTTCCAGGGCCTGGTCGCTGTGCAGTGGTTTGACACTAGGCTCCAATGAAAGCAGACTTCCCACTGTCTGGGGCAGGGGCTCCTGAGCTTCTCTcgtgttttctccctccctttgaTCTATTTTGAAAACCTCCTTGTAGTTTAACAGACTGACCAGGTGGTTCTGACGTTCTGCTTATGTACCACCTAAGGTCCctttgccttgggtttccagcacAAGGAGGGCCTGTGTGCCCTCTGCCATACCCTTTTCTGGTTATTTCTACCTCTCGCATGACACCGTTCTTGAGGAGTAGGTGAGACGGTGGGGCGGGGGCGTTGTAAAGCTACGTTGGTTTGGGCTGTTAACTTCACTGCTTTTTTAGTCGAAACCTTAGCTCACTTGCTTGAACTTTGACCTTAGGTGTAAAAATTCAACCAGCCTTTCTCTGCTTACTGTAGTCCACTGACTTAGCCACTGAACTCAACTTGTACTTTCAGTACTAGCAAAGGTCTCGACATTATTTCCCATATTGATTCATAAGGGTGTGTGTGAATGAATCACTCATTTAGATATAAAGCCTTTGAgggttggggagggtggggaaggaaggcctCTTTCTTTTCATCCATACTGACTAGATGATTTGATCCATCATTGTTATTAATAAACTACCTATTTATTGATTTAGTTTTTTCCTGTGACTTTAAATGGTCTTCAGAGGGGAACGCAGTGACCCTCAACTTCATAACCGTCCAAGCTTTATAGGAAGGGTGCTGGTGAGGGTTCTGCCAGACAGATCCTGTTtgattcctcctccccagcgcagtgTGACTTAGCAGGCGACTGGGACACTCGCTCATCCATTTACTGTGGCACAGCTGCTGACGGAGAACGATCCTTACAAGGATTTCccaagcagataccaagggctcaaatggaaaatgCACGTTTAGGAAATAatcatggcaacatacgtacaaatatgcttgatacaattgatgtatgggttattATAAGAACCCCAAGAAAATGAGCTTTTTAAAAGGAAGTATTTCCCAGGCCAAATCAACCACAAACCACAGGGCAATGTTTCACCTCTGATGTCACTGGAGGCCAGTTTAGTTAGTTTTGTATGTCATTGAATTCGCTCTTCACTCCGGTTTAGAGCGTTGGTGCAAAGTGTGCGTGCCTCCCTGGCAGGAATGTCCCTTCCCGCCTTCATTCAGCAAGCAGGGACCGCACCTTCTGGCAGACATCCACCAGGTGAAGAGTACAGGGAGCGGCTTCCAGAACCCCTACTCAACGCACTGAAAGGGCCCAAAGGTGCCAGCCTGagccttggtagcatagtggttacacgttgggctgctaactgcaagagcagcaggtcaaaaccaccagccgctccttgggagaaagggctttctgctTCTCCCGTCAAGAAACTcatgggagcagttctgccctatcctataggatcactaagagttggcatccatccaatggcagtgagtgagaggagaGCCAGGGAAGGAGGATGGTGGGTGGCATTCCAGGTGGAAAACAGAATGGACAAAGTATCAGAAGCAATACACAGTGGTGGGGTGCGCATGATGTTAGCTTCAAGTAGATAGCCAGGAGCCTTTTCGGTCATTTCTATGTGCTCCCATGGCGGCCATCTACACTTGAAGGCTTTTCTCTAGCCACTGCGGGGTATGTGTGTTCGTAGgctccagtatgcagattaaGTCCTCGGCGCCTCCTGTACTGTTCGTACCATCTCTAAAGCTGGGCACACCTCCACATTTCAGGTTGTGGGTAACCTTTTAGGTGTCTAGGTTAAGAACGGAAGCGATACCTTACACCCTGGGTGATAACCCAACTGCCattaagtttatttggactcagaaagaccccatagggcagaggagaactgcccttttgggtttctgagtctttacagagcagatagTCTCGTCGCCGTCCCTCCAAGggacaggtgagtttgaaccgctggcctggtggttagcagctgagttcttagctcactacaccaccaaggcccctTTCCTGCCTTCTAATGCACATTACTTAACGATatgtaagttctttttccttttctggcaactactttctttcccccaataGTTGGTAGAAAGCCTTCACTTTCTCTTCCTAATTAGGTCATTTTAGAACCTGTGCACCTCCCGTCTAAACGCACTGTGATTAAGTGGTCATGAGTTTGATCTCCTGGGTTCCAATTCCAGCTCTCGCAATTCTCAAGGCTCATGACTTCGGGCACGTTTACTCAATCCCCCTCTACTTTGGTTTCCTCCTTTGTAAAATGGAAATACTAACCTGAGGGTGCTTGTGTGGATTAATAATGTATTACAGGTAAATACTGAGCCTCGTCCCTGGCAGACACTGAAAGCACTCCACATTAGCTCTTTCCTCTTAGATGAACTAACTACAATTAAATGCCGGTTGTAATCGTTGTTTTTCCTACTTCTCAGCTTTACTGCCATTTCATTTGATATTGAGGGATGAAAGGTAAATGCTTACCATCATCTAGAATTATTAGGTTTGGGCCTTTAAAGGAACCTGGGGTTTAGATGAAGTATTAACATCGGAAACTAGCCTGTCAATTACTGCTCTAATTTATACTTTTCATTAAAGGCTCAGCTTGCTTGTTTTTCAATAGCTGTCTTTCCTGGCCTTGAAACCCTAGTCattaaaaaagatttttaaattaaAGGACCATAATTCTCGCCACTCACAATGTGTGGATTATGGGTATAGACTTTAATAGTTCTTACTTTGAATAAAAGCAAAAGTCTGGCCCGGTTTCCTCACCTCTGAGGCATACATCAGCGAGACCCTGTGATGCAGTGTAATTTAAATACACGTCGAACTTTGCATGAAATCTGGGTCCTAAACCAACATCAAGGTGCCTTGCCCTCTAATCTGCCTCTGCTCATTTGCTTTGTGACTTGCTTGGTGGACTAGGAGATAAGCCTCCATCGCGCCTGGCGCGCAGAACCACTCAATAAGGGGTAGGTATTACGTAGTAGCTCTGAAAATTTAGCCCATCAGGAATAATTAAGAGGGGTGCGTTAGGCACGGAGAAGGGTCACCACCTCTATCAACACTGCACGCAAAGCAGACCGCGGGGGCTCAGTTGCGGAGGGTAGAGACTGCATCTCCCAGTGTGCTTTGCGGCGCGGCGGGTCCGCCTTAACCAGGGCCGTCCCCGCGGGACGGCGCGTCTTTCCGCGGGGGCCCCGGATGCGGATGCCGCCTGGGCTCCGTGGGCGTGGCCTCAGGGTGGCGCTGAGCCCTGAGAGTCTCTCATTGGCTCTGGGCCTTCCGGTTGTACGAGGCGCGGGAAAGGGGGCGGTGGCTGCGGCGCGCCGTGCTCCTGCGATAGCCAATCGGAAGCCTGGCCTGGCTTTGGCGGGAGGCAGGAACGCCGCAACCCTGCAGATTTGGCGCCAGCGCGGTGGACCTCTGCTGCTGCCGGCGTCTGGGTAGCAGCTTCGTGTGCGAGACGGAAAGCAGCCTGCGCTGAGGTGACAAAGCCCCGTGAGGTGGGACGGTGGGGACTGCGGACGAGGAAGGTGCTCGGGGCGAGGGCAGCGGGATCCGGGGCGGGGAGGCGAGCCGATCCTCGGAGGGGTGCTGACCGCAGTGCGTGGGGCCGGGGGCTGagggaggggggttggggtgcggggtGGAAACGGCGTGCGGGCGCCGAGCGCTCGAGTCTCCCCGCGGAAGGTTTCTCTCCGGGACGGCTCTGGAGGCGGCGTCTGCGCCACGTTTGCTCTGCGCGGCTCACCTCGGGCCTCTCTGTACCTTCTCCTCATGTGGGACCCGGGGACCCCGAGAGTCTGGGGTAGGAGGCCGGATGGCGCGGTGGACTATaacttgggctgcgaaccacgaaGTCGGCGGTTCAAACGCACAAGCCCCTGGGTCCTTGCAAAACTACCCGTAAAGTGCCGATAACTGCCTCGGACACTCAGTAGGTAGCGATCGCTTTGTTTGGTCACGCAGCGGAAAGGAACGCTAAGCTATTGCTGTCACATAATTGACTCCTGAAGTGGGTGTTGACCATGAGCTCCAATGAACAACTGTAGCAAGCAATTTCGAATCGGTGATGTCCCGCACTCAGAAAGAAGAGCCTCTGGGGCGttcaaggcttgtcttaaaacgtGAGGTGTGACGGCTAAGTCCACACAAAAGAAACACAGCTTGTGTGATTCAAGAATTGTGCGTGAAAAAAATCCAagaccaaaggagggaatgggacTCGATCTTAAAGTCCGAGCATTCAGTTTGCACAAGGCCGTAGGTGacggtgggagcccaaaatccatttgcagggtccccatcgTCAACATCCCcgctgaccattgaccagggatgtgaacagcctggcTATCAGAGTGTTAAGGAAACGACTGATGCCgaggtagttaggttaaaatttaataccatTTCATTTGCTCtcccatttgacccattttaaacttgttttagtttttattatgTTCTGTTATATTTTCAACTGAAGTTTTCTGTTATCTTTTTAACTGAGGTTTTCTGTTACTGTTgggggtttgttgttttttttggtatgtttttcttcatatgaaatccaggatagttgaatctatagagacagtaactggattaatagtttcttgtttTTATGCCAGAGGTTGAAGGGAATTGCGCTaagaatgagtacaagaatgcaaACTACAATCATGGTCTATAATTGTAGATTTTCTTTTTGCGATagttaaaaagcaaaaccaagtGAAATTAATTTAACAATTTAATCCAATACACCCAAAATATTATCATTTTAGCATGTAATCAATATAAAAGAATTGATGGTATGAAAAAAGTAAGAGCATGTTCTAAAATTATCGTGGTGATTGCTCAACTCttaaatatgtttaaatttaAGTTAAATGGTAGGTGGACTTTATGTCATTAAAACTTGTTTTATTTAAATTCTGTgttctttccccttttcttttacaTACTAGTTGGCTGTCTTGTTCTTTCTACCAAATAGCCGAGTTGCCATTATGCCTCAAACCCGATCTCAGACGCAGGCTATAATCAATTTTCCAAAAAAGAAGCTATTGCGGTCATCGGAGAAAGCTAAAAACGGTCGGGACACCAAACTAGAGCTCGCAAATGTTCAAGCTCCTTCCCGTTCTCCTTGTGAAAAAATCCTGCCTCTCAGCCCCAGGAAACGGCTAGGTAAGCTGTCTGTCTCCTAGGTACAACTTCTGGACAAATCTCTCATCTGACACTATTGCCAATGGCCCTGTAGGATTTTGTAACTTGTCTCAAAGGTTTATGAAACTAGGAAAAACAAGTAGGTGGCGTCTTGGGTACCTTTTCCTCCGTGTTGTGGAGCAGTGGTGGCAGTGCTTTCCTGTTTTAGAACAGCTGAGCACTTGTTTCTGATGGGGAGGAGGGATGATTTGCCAGAATCCTGGGGAGTGACACAATCAAGCCAGTACTTCTGGCATAATGGGAGAAGCCAGGGGTGCTACAGTGGACAGGAAAGACCCACAACAAAGAATGCTCCCTTTCAGGATGCTAGTGGTGCGCAGCTTGTGAAATACTGAGTGGAACAGTCTTAGGATTTCTTCCCGTGAAAACTTGCCGGTTTGGGAGTCTCTGAGAGTAATGAGACTCAGGGGTGCCCTCTGGTGGTCAGTACTCTGATTTCGAGGCCATTCTCTTTCTGGTTGTCATGGTTCCATCCCAGGTTGAAATTTCCCCCTTGATGGGGAAGCAGAGGTCTTTGGGAATCCTTTTACTCGCCGCTGTCACAAATGGACTTTCATCTGTTTTAGGGGATGACAACCTATGCAACACTCCCCGTTTACCGTCCTGTTCGCCACCAAAGCAAGGCAAGAAAGAAAATGGGCCCCCAAGCTCACGTATGCCGAAGGGGGGGCGCAGGTTGGTATTTGACAATCAGCTGGCAACTAAGTCTCCCGGGAAAAGAGAACAAGTCAGAGCTCACCAAAACAAGGCACTTCCTCCAGTCCAGAAGAGCCCGGAGGCGGCAACACAGCCTGAGCAGAGAAGGCCACTGGAGAAAGAAGCAGCCGGGATAAGACTGTTCAAGCAGGAAGGTTCGTTTACAGTTGGCAGCTGCCCATGCATTCTTGTAAAAAGGCTGATGGCTGTAAGTGAAACCCAGTGGGTCTTCCTAGTGACCTTCCGTTGTGCCTAATTGTCCTTTCACGTCTGGCACAGGCACTTGCTACCAGCAAGCAAAGCTGGTCCTGAATACAGCCGTTCCGGATCGGTTGCCTGCCAGGGAGAAGGAGATGGATGTCATCAGGAATTTCCTGAAGGagcacatctgtgggaaaagagctGGAAGTCTTTATCTTTCTGGTGCTCCTGGAACTGGAAAAACTGCCTGCTTAAGCCGAATTCTGCGAGACCTCGAGGTACACAGAGAATTCAAATTACGGTGCTCTTGCTAAAATAAAAGGCCTTGGGGGGGGTTGTCACACTCCCAAAAAAGGGTTCCTTCCttcgttccttccttccttccttccttccttccttccttccttccttccttccttcctgtttctTTTCAAATGAAAGCGAAGCTTTTGGTCTTGTATGTGGTTAGCTCCGGGAAAACATTCTTCTTTCCATCAAATCTTTATCTGAGGCCAAAGTaactcttggattttatttttttttttctagaagGAACTGAAAGGCTTTAAAACTATCATGCTGAATTGCATGTCCTTGAAGAATGCTCAGGCCGTGTTCCCAGCTATTGCTCAGGAGATTTACCAGGAAGGAGGATCCAGGCCAGCTGGGAAGGACATGATGAGGAAGTTGGAAAAACACGTAACTGCAGAGAAGGGCCCGATGATGTAAGCATTGCACTGCTGCAAGGCCTATTGCCCACACCTTCCCATCTGAGCCACCAGTTTGCTCGTAAAGAACATTTCCTATCTTTGATATGTGAGAGGAGGCAGGTAGATAAACGTCAAAGCgaagaagaaaaacacatttcTAATTCCATATTGGGAggggaaattattttttttttaatgacttgaAGGTACCCAGGTGTTCCCATTTCGTGATCAGGGTTGTCATGTCATTTCAACAGTGGATTGTACATGGGACAGGAGATGATACTCTCGAACGGGTCTGGGCTCTAGGAATGGAACCtatagtcagcccagactaagcAGATTGGGGGTTTGGGAAGGTGGAGCCAGATGCTAATTATTGCTCTCCCTCTGCAGTGTGTTGGTGTTGGATGAGATGGACCAGCTGGACAGCAAGGGGCAGGACGTATTGTACACACTGTTTGAATGGCCATGGCTAAGCAGCTCTCGATTGGTGTTGATTGGTTAGTGCTTGTTCGCTGACATTACATGGTGACTCAGAAGTACCATCATCTCTCTTCAGCTTACTTACCTCCTACTTTCTCTAAAAACCACCTATGTGCTTAAGATAGCAGTAACTTTTAATTGTACTTTAAGTCTGAATAGGAATTACATTATACTACATTTCAGAGGTCATTAATTTTTGGAGAATCTGGTCTTGCTGATTGGTGTTAATGCCTTCTATATCTCACTTAAAAAGAGTGCTTTGGGATGACTGCATGACTTAACTAATGACTCCCGGGGGCCCGGTGTGAAGCCATCGGGGTGCTGGATTCTAACTGGGAATTTTCTGTTACTTTCAAATGGTTGGCTTTTCTTCCAGGGTGATTTGATTAATGATTAGTCTTCATCTCTTCCTTAGGTATTGCTAATACCTTGGATCTTACAGACAGGATTCTGCCCAGGCTTCAAGCTGTTGGAAAATACAAGCCCCAACTGTTGAACTTCCCACCTTACACCAGAAATCAGATAACCACTATCTTGCAGGATCGGCTTAATCAAGTAAGTGCCGAATATATGTTCTTTGGGGCACCTGTGGTGGGAAAGCATCGCCCCCTGCCATGTTCAGTCCGACCTTACAAGACAGTCAAGCGCTAAGGCGCAGTGGAGCTGTCCCCTTCGATGTTCCAGGCTGTgggtcttcacagaagcaggtgGCCCCAGTCTGTTTCCTATGGGGCCGTTGGGCGAGTTGAAGCACCCTGTTTGGTTAGCGACTGGATGttttagccactgcaccaccagggctccgggaaAACCTACTCACAATGCGTCAAGAGTATGTTGCCTAGGTTGCTTTCCGTACCAGCGGTGGGGCTCTTACGGTTGTAGTGAGAGCGCATACCTGCACTTCCGCATCTGGCGCCCTCTCCTGGCTGCCCCCGGGTTGAAATGAAAGTAGCAATTAGAGGAGGCACTGCAGTGCTTCCTGGCTGTTAAAAATTGGGCCTATCGAACCTTTTTTTGTATTCTAATGACTATTCCCCATTTCTGAATCTACCATATTCCTACAAAATGCTGAACCGTGTGAAACCCATCATGAACGCCTCCATCTACTTCTAGGCAAAAAGAGGAtctcttagagcagcggttctcaacctgtgggccgtgacccctttgtggggggcGGTcagaggaccctttcacaggggtcgcctgattcctaacagtggcaaaatgacagtgatgaagtagcaacaaaaataattttatggggggagcagggaggagggggaaatgagctcataccaaggactccagtagaaagcaaatgttttgagaatgatgatggcaacaaatatacaaatgtgcttgacataatggatggatggatggattgtgataagagttatacgagcctccaataaaattattttaaaaaataaaacaataataattttatggttgggggctaccataacatgaggaactgtaggaaagggtcacggtgttaggaaggttgagagccactgtcttagAGGAACAGGGTGGTCCATTACGTTTAGGCTTAGCTATGAAAATGTTTATGACTTGGGCCCTAGATTCCAGAAAAGGGAAATCTCCTAGTCCCTTTCTCTGTGTTGTCCAAAGGTGTCTAGAGAGCAGGTTCTGGATAATGCTGCCATTCAGTTCTGTGCCCGCAAAGTCTCAGCTGTGTCGGGTGACGTTCGTAAAGCGCTGGATGTTTGCAGGTGAGTTATGGCCCTGTGGGTcgcttttattaaaaaaagaaatactgttAATTGTCTCATGTAACTCAAGTGACGATGGCCTAAGAGGCTCCATTCTGGGACTTTTTATGCTCAGAAAGGAGGGCTTGTGTCTCAGTGGGGAGCTCTGCATTTCCACCGTGTTAATGTCTGAAGCATTATCAGTCCATTACCTACGGAGGGAGAAACAAATGAGATGTTGCTGGCACTCCCTGTGGTGATTATAGATTGGTTAATTACATTTGTATTAAAAAAAGACTCCAGTTTACTTTTCCATTAGCTGGTCTCAAGCAGGTTTATTTATGGACCTGAACCATCGTTGCCGTTAGAGTTTCCCCCCCTTTCCCTTGCTTTTGTGAGCACCCTGCCCTCCAGTTTGTGATCCTCCAGGCCTCCCTCTCCTCCATCCCTCTGCCCCCCCTGCTGGGGAGCGCACCATGCTGACTGATGGAAACTCTGCTTTCCCAGTGGGGACACTGGGTCCATTAAAACGATACTCGCTGTGCTAGCCTGCTGGTCCAGCCTCCTGCTACTGTCATGCAGAAGATCCAGGTCTGGCTTATGGCTTCCTGTGGGCAAAGCACTTTGGAGAGAGCAGTGGGAGAGAGCTTTTCCTCGGCTAGATGGCATGATCCTGGATTTGAGAGTCCCTTCATCAGCAAGGAACTTGGGGAAAGACTGCAGCTGTGAGTCATGGCCATGCAGGCGGGGAGGTTAGGCCTCCATGCAGCCGAAATCGAGCGTGGGTCTAGTACATGTGGCCTGAGCTCACTCTTCAGAGATGCCCACCCTGTACTTGCTCTCCCCATC
This window of the Tenrec ecaudatus isolate mTenEca1 chromosome 10, mTenEca1.hap1, whole genome shotgun sequence genome carries:
- the CDC6 gene encoding cell division control protein 6 homolog isoform X1; translated protein: MPQTRSQTQAIINFPKKKLLRSSEKAKNGRDTKLELANVQAPSRSPCEKILPLSPRKRLGDDNLCNTPRLPSCSPPKQGKKENGPPSSRMPKGGRRLVFDNQLATKSPGKREQVRAHQNKALPPVQKSPEAATQPEQRRPLEKEAAGIRLFKQEGTCYQQAKLVLNTAVPDRLPAREKEMDVIRNFLKEHICGKRAGSLYLSGAPGTGKTACLSRILRDLEKELKGFKTIMLNCMSLKNAQAVFPAIAQEIYQEGGSRPAGKDMMRKLEKHVTAEKGPMIVLVLDEMDQLDSKGQDVLYTLFEWPWLSSSRLVLIGIANTLDLTDRILPRLQAVGKYKPQLLNFPPYTRNQITTILQDRLNQVSREQVLDNAAIQFCARKVSAVSGDVRKALDVCRRAIEIVESDVKSQTILKPHSECKSSSEPVIPKRIGLAHIAQVISEVNGNGMPLGQEGEQDSFPLQQKILVCSFLLLTRQLKTKEVPLGKLYEAYSTVCQKQQVTAVDQSECLSLSGLLEARGILGLKKNKETRFTKVFLKIEEKEIEHALKDKTFTGTILAAGLS
- the CDC6 gene encoding cell division control protein 6 homolog isoform X2, giving the protein MPQTRSQTQAIINFPKKKLLRSSEKAKNGRDTKLELANVQAPSRSPCEKILPLSPRKRLGDDNLCNTPRLPSCSPPKQGKKENGPPSSRMPKGGRRLVFDNQLATKSPGKREQVRAHQNKALPPVQKSPEAATQPEQRRPLEKEAAGIRLFKQEGTCYQQAKLVLNTAVPDRLPAREKEMDVIRNFLKEHICGKRAGSLYLSGAPGTGKTACLSRILRDLEELKGFKTIMLNCMSLKNAQAVFPAIAQEIYQEGGSRPAGKDMMRKLEKHVTAEKGPMIVLVLDEMDQLDSKGQDVLYTLFEWPWLSSSRLVLIGIANTLDLTDRILPRLQAVGKYKPQLLNFPPYTRNQITTILQDRLNQVSREQVLDNAAIQFCARKVSAVSGDVRKALDVCRRAIEIVESDVKSQTILKPHSECKSSSEPVIPKRIGLAHIAQVISEVNGNGMPLGQEGEQDSFPLQQKILVCSFLLLTRQLKTKEVPLGKLYEAYSTVCQKQQVTAVDQSECLSLSGLLEARGILGLKKNKETRFTKVFLKIEEKEIEHALKDKTFTGTILAAGLS